The genomic stretch AAACAAATCAAAATGCTTTCATCTTTTGTTTTGGTTTTCGCTATCTCAAACGCTTTAGCAAGGGCGTGTGCTGATTCAATTGCCGGAATAATCCCTTCTGTTTTTGAAAGTAGCTGAAGCGCTTCAATCGACTCGTCATCCGTTACACTTTCATATCTTACTCTCCCTATTGAAGATAAGTGAGAGTGTTCTGGTCCAATTCCAGGATAGTCAAGGCCTGCCGAAATCGAATAAGGCTCTGTAATTTGACCATTTTCATCTTGCAGTAAATACGTTAATGTCCCGTGAATAACGCCTTTAGTTCCTTTTTCCATTTTGGCAGCGTGAAGCTGGGTATGAACACCTTTTCCTCCAGCTTCTACTCCTACAAGCTCTACCCCTTCATCCTTAATAAAGTCATAGAACATACCGATTGCATTGCTACCACCACCAACGCAAGCAATTACCGTATCAGGAAGCTTTCTTTCCACTTGCAGAAACTGCTGTTTCGCTTCCTCTCCAATAATCTTTTGAAAATCGCGAACCATTTTTGGATATGGATGAGGACCAATAGCAGATCCAATTAAATAAAAATGATCTTCACAGTGCTGAACCCAGTAACGAATCGCTTCATTCGTTGCATCCTTTAAGGTTTTTGTACCTGAAGTAGCTGGGATAACTTCTGCTCCTAATAGTTTCATGCGAAATACGTTTAACGCTTGACGTTCAATGTCTTCTTCTCCCATAAACACTTTACATTCCATTCCAAACTTAGCCGCCACCGTGGCCGTAGCTACACCGTGCTGACCAGCGCCTGTTTCAGCGATAATCTTCTTTTTCCCCATGCGCTTTGCTAGCAAAATTTGACCAATCGCATTGTTGATTTTATGAGCTCCCGTATGATTCAAGTCTTCACGTTTTAAGTAAACCTTCGCTCCACCGAGTGTATTTGTTAAATTATCTGCATAAGTTAGCGCTGTAGGTCTTCCTGAATAATTTTTAAGAAGAAATAAATACTCCTCTTTAAAAGCTGGGTCCTGCATAGCTTCGTCTAGTGCTCTTTCTACTTCTTCCAATGGTTTCATTAACGTTTCTGGTACATATTTCCCGCCGAATTCTCCAAATCTACCAAATTCATCTGGATGATTGTATGTCATGTAAAATCTTCCTTTCAATACGCTTTATTTTTTGTTGATCTTTTTTACCTTCACTTTCAATTCCACTGG from Bacillus sp. 1780r2a1 encodes the following:
- the trpB gene encoding tryptophan synthase subunit beta; protein product: MTYNHPDEFGRFGEFGGKYVPETLMKPLEEVERALDEAMQDPAFKEEYLFLLKNYSGRPTALTYADNLTNTLGGAKVYLKREDLNHTGAHKINNAIGQILLAKRMGKKKIIAETGAGQHGVATATVAAKFGMECKVFMGEEDIERQALNVFRMKLLGAEVIPATSGTKTLKDATNEAIRYWVQHCEDHFYLIGSAIGPHPYPKMVRDFQKIIGEEAKQQFLQVERKLPDTVIACVGGGSNAIGMFYDFIKDEGVELVGVEAGGKGVHTQLHAAKMEKGTKGVIHGTLTYLLQDENGQITEPYSISAGLDYPGIGPEHSHLSSIGRVRYESVTDDESIEALQLLSKTEGIIPAIESAHALAKAFEIAKTKTKDESILICLSGRGDKDVHTLVNLLEGKENEYEHI